A genomic region of Kribbella sp. NBC_00382 contains the following coding sequences:
- a CDS encoding galactose-binding domain-containing protein — protein MLRKAMTFAAAAVLGAALLPVGTARASTTADSKRVVVYYQTQYVNGAYVSPKALTDNNTGVTNVLVGAIHLDPDVVHLNDDLPDAAKFTQMWADLHAMQAAGVKVSAFVGGAAQGSFQRLDTDFTTYYPRLKNLVTTYGLDGLDLDVEESMSQAGINRLIDQLTTDFGTGFIITLAPVAPALTGGGNLSGFNYETLERDRGTKIDWYNAQFYCGWGSMANTTGYDNIINRGLIPASKVVAGVVTNSANCGGYVALPTLKSTLAALVVKYPTFGGVDGWEYFNSDPGGTAAPWQWAREMTSAMSGGTGGPANLALNKPATGSASCASTEGPAKAFNGSVSGGNSDKFCSLAATKYLQVDLGTSQALGSVEISHASAGGESASYNTRAFTVQTSTNGTTWTTRATVTNNTAAVTTHSVAGVSARYVRLNITTPTQGTDPAARIYEVKVFA, from the coding sequence ATGTTGCGCAAGGCAATGACCTTCGCAGCCGCCGCCGTACTCGGCGCCGCGCTGCTACCGGTCGGCACGGCTCGAGCCAGTACGACGGCCGACAGCAAGCGGGTCGTCGTGTACTACCAGACCCAGTACGTCAACGGCGCCTACGTCTCGCCGAAGGCGCTGACCGACAACAACACCGGCGTCACGAACGTACTGGTCGGCGCGATCCACCTCGACCCGGATGTCGTGCACCTCAACGACGATCTGCCGGACGCCGCGAAGTTCACCCAGATGTGGGCCGACCTGCACGCGATGCAGGCGGCCGGCGTCAAGGTGTCGGCCTTCGTCGGCGGCGCGGCGCAGGGCAGCTTCCAGCGGCTCGACACCGACTTCACCACGTACTACCCGCGACTGAAGAACCTGGTCACGACGTACGGGCTGGACGGGCTCGACCTGGACGTCGAGGAGAGCATGTCGCAGGCCGGCATCAACCGGCTGATCGACCAGCTGACCACGGACTTCGGCACCGGCTTCATCATCACGCTCGCGCCGGTCGCTCCCGCGCTGACCGGCGGCGGCAACCTGTCCGGCTTCAACTACGAGACGCTGGAACGCGATCGTGGCACCAAGATCGACTGGTACAACGCCCAGTTCTACTGCGGCTGGGGCTCGATGGCGAACACCACCGGCTACGACAACATCATCAACCGCGGGCTGATCCCGGCGTCGAAGGTGGTCGCGGGCGTGGTGACGAACTCGGCCAACTGCGGCGGGTACGTCGCGTTGCCGACGCTGAAGAGCACCCTTGCGGCGCTCGTCGTGAAGTACCCGACCTTCGGCGGCGTCGACGGGTGGGAGTACTTCAACTCTGACCCGGGCGGTACCGCGGCGCCGTGGCAGTGGGCGCGCGAGATGACCTCGGCGATGTCGGGCGGTACCGGCGGTCCGGCGAACCTGGCGCTCAACAAACCGGCCACCGGGTCGGCTTCCTGCGCCTCCACCGAAGGCCCGGCCAAGGCCTTCAACGGCAGCGTTTCCGGCGGCAACTCGGACAAGTTCTGCTCGCTGGCCGCCACCAAGTACCTGCAGGTCGATCTCGGTACTTCCCAAGCGCTCGGCTCCGTCGAGATCTCGCATGCGTCGGCCGGGGGCGAGTCCGCGTCGTACAACACTCGCGCCTTCACCGTGCAGACCTCCACCAACGGCACCACCTGGACCACGCGAGCCACCGTCACCAACAACACGGCGGCGGTCACCACGCACTCCGTCGCCGGGGTGAGCGCCCGCTATGTCCGCCTCAACATCACCACTCCCACTCAGGGCACCGACCCCGCCGCCCGCATCTACGAAGTGAAGGTCTTCGCCTGA
- a CDS encoding TetR/AcrR family transcriptional regulator, with product MSDETRSRRERPAKPALTRDGIVATAVELVRAEGLGRVTMRRLAQELDTGAASLYVYVRNTAALHAAVLDELLGAVDLGPVTAAGDWRERLEQVLKSYAGVLFEYPGLAQAALVARPAGEYYLDLLEGVLALLAEGGVPAKQASWGVDILLHFATSSAAEHAPTDPRQATPEADAGPLVRALQASENRPQLAAHGDDLLSGPGEARLRWGFRVLINGVLSTPRPEGELS from the coding sequence ATGAGCGACGAGACGAGGAGCCGGCGCGAGCGACCCGCCAAGCCGGCGTTGACGCGGGACGGGATCGTGGCCACGGCTGTGGAGCTGGTCCGGGCCGAGGGGCTCGGGCGGGTGACGATGCGGCGGTTGGCGCAGGAGCTCGACACGGGGGCTGCGTCGCTTTACGTGTACGTACGCAATACGGCGGCGTTGCATGCCGCAGTACTGGATGAACTGCTCGGTGCTGTCGATCTGGGGCCGGTGACGGCCGCGGGGGACTGGCGGGAGCGGTTGGAGCAGGTGCTGAAGTCGTACGCAGGCGTGCTCTTCGAGTACCCGGGGCTGGCGCAGGCAGCGTTGGTGGCGCGGCCAGCAGGTGAGTACTACCTCGATCTGCTCGAGGGGGTACTCGCACTGCTCGCAGAGGGCGGTGTACCCGCGAAGCAGGCGTCCTGGGGTGTGGACATCCTGCTGCACTTCGCGACCTCGTCGGCTGCCGAGCATGCACCGACCGATCCGCGTCAGGCCACCCCTGAGGCCGACGCCGGGCCACTGGTGCGGGCGCTGCAGGCGTCCGAGAACAGGCCGCAGTTGGCGGCCCATGGAGATGACTTGTTGAGCGGGCCGGGTGAGGCGCGGCTGCGCTGGGGATTCCGCGTACTGATCAACGGGGTGCTGAGTACCCCGCGACCCGAAGGAGAACTCTCATGA